From the genome of Sporocytophaga myxococcoides DSM 11118:
GACTTTTACCCTGAAAAAAATCAATGACCCTAATGTTTACCGTTCAATTGAAATCATTAGGGTTGATGATAAATATTTTATTGAGATTGGGGAGTATGAAAATATTGAATCATTTGCAGATCTTACCTTATTGCTAGCTTCTCGCATCGATTTTTTGAAAGAACGGGTTGATTATCTTGAAAGCAAAATTAAAAAGTTTGATTGCTAATTGGGCCTGCGTGTCAAACTTTGAATCCATTCTATTGCTTCTTTTTCTTTTCTGAAAAGTTTTGCAGGTATAGGAGGCTTATGCAGATTTAAATATAAAGTTCCTGTAATTTCCTGAAAGAGGCTTTCAACTATAAAGGCTCCAGCCCATAGCTTTTCCATACACTCAGGACGTGCCAGATATTCCCTGCTGGCTTTATCTATGCTTTTTAGTTTGCGCATATCAAGAACCAGTGGAAAATTTTTTCCATAGCAAAGCTTCAATCTTTGCTCTACAATTTCTTTGGCAACTTCCAGTGGCAGATTTTCGGAGAGGTGACTTATAAAAATTATATCATTATCGATACGCATTTCTACATTTTCATTTACAAAGCTAGTTTTCATTCTCATAGATGTTTGATCTCCAAAAATAAATTATTCTATCGTTTTTTAAAAAAAGATTGTTGTTGGTTATGAGGTAATTGACCTTTGAAGTAAAGCTTTTTTGAGAAAGAAAAAAATAATAAGGTTAAATCCCTGCACGGCGCTAAATTAAATTTTTGCAGAATTATTGGAGTTTATCTGGCAATGACAAAAGGCCAATTTTATGTTAAATCTTTTTTCTCTCACAAACTATTAAAATAAATAAGGGTTTAGTAGTTGGAAAGGAAGGTCATGGCTGAGAAAAAATCCATCCCCGTTACAGATTTAACAGCAATTGTATTATTAAGGTTGGGCAAGACATTTTGCCTGTTGGGGACACTTATACCTATTTTAATACTAATTGGTCGTGTTGTAGACTATAACCTTTTAGTGAGTCTGACACCGGGTAAATTTATTGTAATGAACCCGCTTTCTTCTATTTGTTTTATACTTACAGGCATTGCCATTTGGTTGGTTTGGGATTCCAATGCTCCCCTGAAAAACAAAAGAATCTCTAAGACTATAGTATTAGTTGTCTCTTTAATAGGTCTTTTAAAATTACTTTCTCTTTTCATCGGAGTAAATCTGGGTTTGGATGTACTTTTATTTAAAGATCAATTAAATTTTCATAAAGAAATCTACAATACCTCCTGGAATGAAATGGCTCCCAATACAGCATTAAATATGATGCTGCTTGGTATTACGATATGGCGGATAGACTATGATGACAGTAAAGTAAAGTATTTTCAGTACATCAATTACTTTATTACCCTTATGGCTTTACTCTCATTATATGGTTATATCTATGGTGTAAAGAATCTTTATGGAGTATTTCATAGGGTTCCTATGTCCTTTTATTCGGGTCTCTGTTTTCTGCTTTTTTCTATTTCTGTACTATTTATAAGGCCTATGAAAGGAACAATGGCCATCCTGGTGGGAGAAAATCCTGCTGAAGTGGTCTTGTTAAGATTTCTTGCATTCGTATTGCCATTGATTTTTGGTTGGTTAAAAATTCAAGGGGAAAAGCTAGAGCTAGTTGAAAAGGAATTAGGTACAGCAGTGTTGGCAGTACTCACCTATGTAATTTCAATGTTACTCATTGCCCGAAAATCCTCAGTGCAATATCGACTTAGAAAAGCCAGAAAAAAGATCGTGGATTTGATCGAGGAAGATAATAAAAGGTTGAAAAGAATTCTTGATAACTCACCCACCTATATCAGTATCTATGACCTGGAAACGGGTTATGTTGTTTATTCCAATAATACCACAAGTATACTAGGTGACAGGGAAAAGTTTACTGCAGTACCTTTTGATGATTTAATGAAATCAATTGTACATCCGGAAGATCTTGAAAAAATGGTGGCAAGGGTGAAGGGGTATTCATCATTTAAGGAAGATGAGGCAAGTCAGATTGATTTTAGAATGATAGATAAGCATGGACAGGTACGTTGGTTCTACTCAAGAGCGATCCCTTTTAAAATTGATAATGGTAAAACAAAGCAGATAATTATTAATGCTATGGATTTTACCAATTTTAAAAAGGCAGAGCAGGAGTTGCAGGAGCAGAAGAAGTTTATCGGAAAAGTTGTTAGCGCTTCTCCTAACGTGATTTATATATTCGATATTAAAAACAGACAGAATAAATTTTTTAGTAAAAACTTTTTTGAATCGCTTGGCTATAGCAAAAGTAAGCTGAATCCGTTGGATATAAACTTTCTTATAACTTTGATATATCCTAAAGATCTGGTTCGCTTGCAAAAACATTACCTCAATTTTGTGAATGCTCGTAGTTTTGAAGTAAGGGACATTGAATATAGAGTTAAAGACTCTAAAGGAAACTGGCGATGGGTTTATGCAAGAGAGACGGCCTTTGCCAGAGATGAAGACGGTTTAGTATCTCAGGTTGTCGGAGTATTGCAGGATATTACATCAAGAAAAAGTGCAGAAGAAGCTTTGAGGTATAGGGAACTTCAGCTGGTAGAAGCACAGAAAATTGCTCATGTGGGAAGTTATGAATGGAATCTAATCAAAAATGAAATAGTCTATACGGAAGAAGCATATAGAATATATGGTTTTCCTTCTGATAAGAAGGTTTTCACAATTGAAGATTTTAAAGCCTTACTATCAAATGAAGATTTGATTAAACATGATATTAATCTGTCGATAGCTCTGCAAGAAAGTGACAGCTATGAAGGTGAATTCAGGATTTATCTTCCTGATAAGACTCAGAAAACTATTCAGAATAAAGGAAGAATAGAGCGGGATAGCCATGATAAGCCTTTTAGGATTTTTGGAACTATCATGGATATAACAACACATAAACGTGATCAGGAAAAACTTAGACAAAAGAATGAAGAGTTATTTCATGCATACGTCCAGTTACAATCTACTCAAAGGGAATTGAGTATTGCGAATCAGGAGCTTAAAACAAAAGTGGTTGAACAGGGAGCAGAGCTTTCCGGAAGTGAAGAACGTTATCGCTCCTTTATCAGTAATAGTTCGGAAGGAATATATAGATATGAGTTTCGAGATATAGATCACGTTGATACATTTCTGCCGGCAGATGTGCAGGCTAAACTTATTCTAAAGCATGCTTATATTGCTGAGGCCAATGATATGATGGCCTGGATGCATGGATTCGATTCAGCTGAAGAACTGATTGGAGTTGGACTTACTAAGTTTATTATACTTCCAGAAAGTGAAAAGATTGAAATGATAAAGAATTTTATTTTATCTAGTTACAGACTTTCAGATGTCCAGACTCCTGAGGTAGATAAAAATGGAAAGCTCAATTATTATCTCAGTAACATAAGTGGAGTTGTTAAGCAGGGAAAGCTTCTGAGAGGTTGGGGGACA
Proteins encoded in this window:
- a CDS encoding PAS domain-containing protein yields the protein MAEKKSIPVTDLTAIVLLRLGKTFCLLGTLIPILILIGRVVDYNLLVSLTPGKFIVMNPLSSICFILTGIAIWLVWDSNAPLKNKRISKTIVLVVSLIGLLKLLSLFIGVNLGLDVLLFKDQLNFHKEIYNTSWNEMAPNTALNMMLLGITIWRIDYDDSKVKYFQYINYFITLMALLSLYGYIYGVKNLYGVFHRVPMSFYSGLCFLLFSISVLFIRPMKGTMAILVGENPAEVVLLRFLAFVLPLIFGWLKIQGEKLELVEKELGTAVLAVLTYVISMLLIARKSSVQYRLRKARKKIVDLIEEDNKRLKRILDNSPTYISIYDLETGYVVYSNNTTSILGDREKFTAVPFDDLMKSIVHPEDLEKMVARVKGYSSFKEDEASQIDFRMIDKHGQVRWFYSRAIPFKIDNGKTKQIIINAMDFTNFKKAEQELQEQKKFIGKVVSASPNVIYIFDIKNRQNKFFSKNFFESLGYSKSKLNPLDINFLITLIYPKDLVRLQKHYLNFVNARSFEVRDIEYRVKDSKGNWRWVYARETAFARDEDGLVSQVVGVLQDITSRKSAEEALRYRELQLVEAQKIAHVGSYEWNLIKNEIVYTEEAYRIYGFPSDKKVFTIEDFKALLSNEDLIKHDINLSIALQESDSYEGEFRIYLPDKTQKTIQNKGRIERDSHDKPFRIFGTIMDITTHKRDQEKLRQKNEELFHAYVQLQSTQRELSIANQELKTKVVEQGAELSGSEERYRSFISNSSEGIYRYEFRDIDHVDTFLPADVQAKLILKHAYIAEANDMMAWMHGFDSAEELIGVGLTKFIILPESEKIEMIKNFILSSYRLSDVQTPEVDKNGKLNYYLSNISGVVKQGKLLRGWGTQNNVTQKVLTMEALKISEEKYRFLAENVPEIFWTADPDGTVDYHNKRWYEYTKSRKSGSLNMEWKSMVHPDDYSQVEKLWNESMQTGKEFNAQYRLKGAGQDYRWNLGKASPLRDNEGKIVKWIGTSVDIHEGKILAQTLSEKNEELTRINNDLDNFIYTASHDLKVPITNIEGLLYMLLEEMSEVCRSDKDVNEILLRMNISVNKFKKVITDLTEITRAQKSNEDEVVEINFSEILDEVLSLIRDLTDTTSTSILTDFSECSTIYFSERNLKSILYNLICNAIKFASPERTPEVKITTSCVHDMILLRVEDNGVGFDISQIDKAFSMFKKLHSHKEGSGIGLYIVKRIVTNAGGKIEVESERGKGSVFKVYFKKNAE